In a genomic window of Mus pahari chromosome 8, PAHARI_EIJ_v1.1, whole genome shotgun sequence:
- the LOC110325932 gene encoding olfactory receptor 4E1 produces the protein MYTRFSDYPTSRKFFLLLEDNFHYTPTTRQKTQVFLEQLRDSEGTQGIKRMEKALLTNQTSVMSFRLTGLSTNPLVQMAVFLIFLIFYVLTLVGNILIVITIIYDRRLHTPMYFFLSNLSFIDVCHSTVTVPKMLSDTFSEEKLISFNACVVQMFFLHLFACTEIFLLTVMAYDRYVAICKPLQYMTIMNWKVCMVLAAALWTGGTIHSISLTSLTIKLPYCGPDEIDNFFCDVPQVIKLACTDTHIIEILIVSNSGLISVVCFVVLVVSYAVILVSLRQQISDGKRKALSTCAAHLTVVTLFLGHCIFIYSRPSTSLPEDKVVSVFFTAVTPLLNPIIYTLRNEDMKSALNKLIKRREK, from the exons ATGTACACAAGGTTTTCTGACTATCCAACTTCAAGAAAATTCTTCCTTCTGCTGGAAGATAATTTTCATTATACTCCAACTACCAGACAGAAGACCCAGGTGTTTTTGGAGCAACTGAGAGACTCAGAAGGCACTCAG GGAattaaaagaatggaaaaggcTCTCCTCACCAACCAAACTTCAGTGATGTCATTTCGGCTCACAGGTTTATCTACAAATCCATTAGTACAAATGGCTGTTTTTCTCATATTCCTCATTTTCTATGTCCTGACACTGGTTGGTAACATCCTCATTGTCATAACAATCATATATGACCGCCGGCTCCATACtcccatgtatttcttcctcagCAATCTGTCCTTTATTGATGTCTGCCATTCCACTGTTACTGTCCCAAAGATGCTGAGTGACACCTTCTCAGAAGAAAAGCTCATCTCCTTCAATGCCTGTGTGGTCCAGATGTTCTTCCTGCACCTCTTTGCCTGCACAGAGATCTTCCTTCTTACTGtcatggcctatgatcgctatgtggccattTGTAAACCTTTGCAGTATATGACAATAATGAACTGGAAGGTGTGTATGGTGCTGGCAGCAGCACTATGGACAGGGGGGACCATCCATTCCATATCTCTTACCTCACTCACCATCAAGCTGCCGTACTGTGGTCCTGATGAGATTGACAACTTCTTCTGTGATGTACCTCAAGTGATCAAACTGGCTTGCACTGACACCCACATCATTGAGATTCTCATTGTCTCCAATAGTGGACTGATCTCTGTGGTATGTTTTGTGGTTCTTGTAGTGTCCTATGCAGTCATCCTTGTGAGTCTGAGGCAACAGATCTCGGATGGCAAGCGGAAAGCCTTGTCCACCTGTGCAGCCCATCTCACCGTGGTCACTCTGTTTCTGGGACACTGTATCTTCATCTACTCACGCCCATCCACCAGCCTTCCAGAGGACAAggttgtgtctgtgtttttcactGCTGTTACCCCTCTACTGAATCCCATAATCTACACCCTTAGGAATGAGGACATGAAGAGTGCCTTGAACAAGTTaattaagagaagagaaaagtga